Proteins from one Thermobifida alba genomic window:
- a CDS encoding VWA domain-containing protein, whose amino-acid sequence MHDDFDPAASAERVRRWRLVLGNKAEDACAASLGGGPGTVLTGDDARMDAALAALYNRSDEGVEDLGGRRGATLGASAPRVARWLGDIRDYFPASVVRVMQQDALHRLNLRQLLLEPEMMEAVEPDVHLVGTLLSLKDVMPDTARETARAVVRRVVEDLERRLAQHTRSTVQGALDRSARTTRPRRVSDIDWDRTIRRNLQHYLPDHRTVVPQTLVGYGRRSRGVQRDVVLAVDQSGSMASSVVYASVFGAVLGSMRTLRTSLVVFDTAVVDLTEHLSDPVEVLFGTQLGGGTDINRAIAYGQSLITRPADSVFVLISDLYEGGIRDEMVRRVAEMTAAGVQVVVLLALSDDGAPAYDRDNAAALAALGVPAFACTPDQFPELMAAAIQGRPLTAWVEQHADSA is encoded by the coding sequence ATGCACGACGACTTCGACCCCGCGGCGTCCGCCGAACGGGTGCGCCGCTGGCGGCTGGTGCTGGGCAACAAGGCCGAGGACGCCTGCGCCGCGTCGCTCGGCGGCGGCCCGGGCACCGTCCTCACCGGCGACGACGCCCGCATGGACGCCGCGCTCGCCGCCCTGTACAACCGCTCCGACGAAGGCGTGGAGGACCTCGGCGGGCGGCGCGGCGCCACCCTCGGCGCCTCCGCGCCGAGGGTGGCGCGCTGGCTCGGCGACATCCGCGACTACTTCCCCGCCAGCGTGGTCCGGGTCATGCAGCAGGACGCCCTGCACCGGCTCAACCTGCGGCAGCTCCTGCTGGAACCGGAGATGATGGAGGCCGTCGAACCCGACGTCCACCTCGTGGGCACCCTGCTGTCCCTCAAGGACGTCATGCCCGACACCGCCCGCGAGACGGCGCGCGCCGTGGTCCGCCGGGTCGTGGAGGACCTGGAACGCAGACTGGCCCAGCACACCCGCTCCACGGTGCAGGGCGCGCTGGACCGCTCGGCGCGCACCACCCGCCCCCGCCGCGTCTCCGACATCGACTGGGACCGCACCATCCGCCGCAACCTCCAGCACTACCTGCCCGACCACCGCACCGTCGTACCGCAGACCCTCGTCGGCTACGGGCGGCGCAGCAGGGGCGTGCAGCGCGACGTCGTCCTCGCCGTCGACCAGAGCGGGTCGATGGCCTCCTCCGTGGTCTACGCCAGCGTGTTCGGCGCGGTGCTGGGGTCGATGCGGACCCTGCGCACCTCCCTGGTGGTGTTCGACACCGCCGTGGTCGACCTCACCGAGCACCTGAGCGACCCCGTGGAGGTGCTGTTCGGCACCCAGCTCGGCGGCGGCACCGACATCAACCGGGCCATCGCCTACGGCCAGAGCCTCATCACCCGGCCCGCCGACTCGGTGTTCGTGCTCATCAGCGACCTGTACGAGGGCGGCATCCGCGACGAGATGGTGCGCCGGGTCGCGGAGATGACCGCGGCCGGGGTGCAGGTGGTGGTGCTGCTGGCGCTCTCCGACGACGGCGCGCCCGCCTACGACCGCGACAACGCCGCGGCCCTGGCCGCGCTGGGGGTGCCCGCGTTCGCCTGCACCCCCGACCAGTTCCCGGAGCTGATGGCCGCGGCCATCCAGGGGCGGCCGCTCACGGCCTGGGTGGAGCAGCACGCGGACTCCGCGTAG
- a CDS encoding spermidine synthase yields MSTRFQELDWRPTPMGELSLRRRWDPVFGEYAYEVKLGDEYLMSSLFTTAEVEVARLALAWLPQPRLDVAVGGLGLGHTARAVLADPRVGSLVVVEALGEVIEWTERGLVPEGAALAGDARCRLVHGDFFALAASQEGFDPDTPSRRFHAVVVDIDHSPRHLLSPGHAGFYEAAGLRRLTGHLHPGGVFALWSNDPPDAGFTAVLEEVFTEVRAHTVAFPNPLQGREAANTVYLARHGSG; encoded by the coding sequence GTGAGCACCCGTTTCCAGGAGCTCGACTGGAGGCCGACCCCGATGGGGGAGCTCAGTCTGCGCCGCCGCTGGGACCCGGTCTTCGGCGAGTACGCCTACGAGGTCAAGCTCGGCGACGAGTACCTGATGTCGAGCCTGTTCACGACGGCGGAGGTGGAGGTGGCGCGGCTGGCCCTGGCCTGGCTGCCGCAGCCGCGCCTCGACGTGGCCGTGGGCGGGCTGGGGCTCGGCCACACCGCGCGTGCGGTGCTGGCGGACCCGCGGGTGGGGTCGCTGGTCGTGGTGGAGGCGCTGGGCGAGGTGATCGAGTGGACCGAACGCGGCCTGGTGCCGGAGGGGGCCGCGCTGGCCGGCGACGCCCGCTGCCGTCTGGTCCACGGCGACTTCTTCGCGCTGGCCGCGTCACAGGAGGGCTTCGACCCCGACACCCCGAGCCGGCGTTTCCACGCCGTCGTCGTCGACATCGACCACTCGCCGCGGCACCTGCTGTCCCCCGGCCACGCCGGGTTCTACGAGGCGGCCGGACTGCGGCGGCTCACCGGCCACCTGCATCCGGGCGGGGTCTTCGCCCTGTGGTCCAACGATCCGCCCGACGCGGGCTTCACCGCGGTGCTGGAGGAGGTCTTCACCGAGGTGCGGGCGCACACCGTCGCCTTCCCCAACCCCCTGCAGGGGCGCGAGGCCGCCAACACGGTCTACCTGGCGCGGCACGGGTCCGGGTGA
- a CDS encoding RNA ligase family protein, producing MWFAYPRTPHLPWSPGASADDVRTSGLAGLAGREVVVTEKLDGENTTLYPDGLHARSLDSAHHPSRAWIKALHGRIARALPPGRRVCGENMYARHSLAYPALDSWFYAFSVWDGDHCLDWDATVRVTRRLGLPTPPVLWRGVFDERALRALRVDTARQEGYVVRTVDGFSYDEFAHRVAKWVRPHHVQTDEHWMSAPVVPNGLAPTAALWEVRSGAEPDPEALLAALDLTPADLCGPAAATPADAAHARAAAADAASRLDLLGRTGDARLTGVLAALLHRTRRAWLAPRLTDRLGPRQARRTADLVGLHGLLHRDFPDEQRRTGLAGLAEAADLGVLHALAAAVLTGRDDAEAEEARDRVAWSELHAEDAGLLGEAPLETLRAQLRDEFAHGDPDTADRRWAEARRAFTRGRIGTAAEAAALTWRWRNGAFPRLVVTVGPSGSGKSTFARSLPAVHTVVSLDDLRRDRGSRADQRANRAVLDEGLHRLDAALRDAAPDGGTVVWDATALNRHQRSLVHAVARRRDALLTHAVWLLDEDDLARRNTARDHPVPPAVLDGQLRRYEPPYPDEAHRTWYVGAGGGIGDTAGGLHDEED from the coding sequence ATGTGGTTTGCCTACCCCCGTACCCCGCACCTGCCCTGGTCCCCGGGGGCGAGCGCGGACGACGTGCGGACCAGCGGCCTGGCAGGGCTGGCGGGCCGCGAGGTCGTGGTCACCGAGAAGCTCGACGGGGAGAACACCACCCTGTACCCCGACGGGCTGCACGCCCGGTCCCTGGACTCCGCCCACCACCCCTCCCGCGCCTGGATCAAGGCCCTGCACGGCCGGATCGCCCGCGCCCTCCCGCCCGGCCGGCGGGTGTGCGGCGAGAACATGTACGCGCGCCACTCCCTCGCCTACCCCGCCCTGGACAGCTGGTTCTACGCCTTCTCCGTGTGGGACGGCGACCACTGCCTGGACTGGGACGCCACCGTGCGCGTCACCCGGCGGCTGGGCCTGCCGACACCGCCGGTGCTGTGGCGCGGCGTCTTCGACGAGCGGGCCCTGCGCGCGCTGCGCGTGGACACCGCCCGCCAGGAGGGCTACGTGGTGCGCACCGTCGACGGCTTCTCCTACGACGAGTTCGCCCACCGCGTCGCCAAGTGGGTGCGCCCCCACCACGTGCAGACCGACGAGCACTGGATGTCCGCGCCCGTCGTCCCCAACGGGCTGGCGCCCACCGCAGCCCTGTGGGAGGTGCGCTCCGGAGCCGAACCGGACCCCGAGGCGCTGCTCGCCGCCCTGGACCTCACCCCCGCCGACCTGTGCGGGCCCGCGGCGGCCACCCCCGCGGACGCCGCGCACGCCCGGGCCGCGGCGGCCGACGCCGCCTCCCGCCTCGACCTGCTGGGCCGCACCGGCGACGCCCGCCTCACCGGGGTGCTGGCCGCCCTGCTGCACCGCACCCGCCGCGCCTGGCTGGCCCCCCGCCTGACGGACCGGCTCGGCCCCCGCCAGGCCCGCCGCACCGCCGACCTGGTCGGCCTGCACGGCCTGCTGCACCGCGACTTCCCCGACGAGCAGCGGCGCACCGGACTGGCCGGCCTGGCCGAGGCCGCCGACCTGGGCGTGCTGCACGCCCTGGCCGCCGCCGTCCTCACCGGACGCGACGACGCCGAAGCCGAGGAGGCCCGCGACCGGGTCGCCTGGTCCGAACTGCACGCCGAGGACGCCGGACTGCTCGGCGAGGCGCCCCTGGAGACCCTGCGCGCCCAGCTGCGCGACGAGTTCGCCCACGGCGACCCCGACACGGCGGACCGCCGCTGGGCCGAGGCGCGGCGCGCGTTCACCCGGGGACGCATCGGCACCGCCGCGGAGGCGGCCGCGCTGACCTGGCGGTGGCGCAACGGCGCCTTCCCCCGCCTCGTCGTCACCGTCGGACCGTCCGGCAGCGGCAAGAGCACCTTCGCCCGCTCCCTGCCCGCGGTCCACACCGTCGTCTCCCTCGACGACCTGCGCCGGGACCGCGGCTCCCGCGCCGACCAGCGCGCCAACCGCGCAGTCCTCGACGAGGGCCTGCACCGGCTCGACGCCGCCCTGCGCGACGCGGCGCCCGACGGGGGCACCGTGGTGTGGGACGCCACCGCCCTCAACCGGCACCAGCGCTCCCTGGTCCACGCCGTGGCCCGCCGCCGCGACGCGCTCCTCACCCACGCGGTGTGGCTGCTCGACGAGGACGACCTGGCCCGCCGCAACACCGCCCGCGACCACCCGGTTCCCCCCGCGGTACTGGACGGCCAGCTGCGCCGCTACGAACCGCCCTACCCGGACGAGGCCCACCGCACCTGGTACGTCGGAGCCGGCGGCGGAATCGGCGACACCGCGGGCGGCCTGCACGACGAGGAGGACTGA
- a CDS encoding RNA repair domain-containing protein, whose protein sequence is MRTSEEIYHRVRWDPRFDPERFVLGVHDRSGQTKRVRLTDFTPGGDIPWHRILFIEADGEVVWDRATGVDRIDGSTAGRVRRPRRLTAPFFVLRPPHAWRPGTGWRPAEPAGEAPPVARLRVLTWNTLWDRYDGDRIDTARRRPLLLEALRRADADVIALQEVEPDLLDLLCREPWVRDRYTLSLDPHGRDTAEYGLLLLSRLPVTEAGLCALGPHKAAAALVVATADGPITVAATHLTSDHTVDGAARRTAELALLAEALPVAGTDVVLVGDFNDGDPALASRLGLDDAWTQVHGADDHTPTFDPGANPLAALSSRTGRAARLDRVLLRGTGLHATAARLLGDAPATGDGLFASDHYGVVADIAVGGSGDTPSDVLDTAPSTRTALVWLPPEEPRPTPQHLCGHHHPDADRWPPHVPVLSGFVPEADFERAAPLLAEAAATVAPFDTRLRGTGVPARRGHATAQLDPALSEAGPWQQLRAALRRRFPRCGTDGTDPTPHPVPGRAAAPDRSTAEHAAQPPDTAARVSELVLLSRRGGEPMRPRATVALGTGEVRWLDEPAPAPAETPAPAPPTAGAAAPRDTEEARLVARLAEALPEATLHLVGSRRMGCARTGSDLDLVAALPGQADLDALAARVSALPGSSRVRHITGARTPGLRLRLGPVPVDLVVVATGEVDPAEAVARRTELGDAAAAALSAVSDAEAVRAAVDGRHTAFAALARDVRAWAFARGLDCAPFGGLPGLAWTVLAARTVRDSGADDGPDTLLGRFFAEWAAWDWRRPVTLPTAPRAHVPAAPVRILTPTAPVRSCTGQVDESLRDLLDQELYRAWETVEEAARTGTDPRPALCGPPPLHRRHAAWAVVEVRPLPGEHVDTALGRVRGRMRALLTALAEAGVADAHAWPRPFTADPRQVCFAVGLGRTPPDAAALADVTGPWRARLPGVRVHRADGGQVPTLR, encoded by the coding sequence ATGCGCACCAGCGAGGAGATCTACCACCGGGTCCGCTGGGACCCGCGGTTCGACCCCGAGCGGTTCGTCCTCGGCGTCCACGACCGGAGCGGGCAGACCAAACGGGTCCGGCTGACCGACTTCACCCCCGGCGGCGACATCCCCTGGCACCGCATCCTGTTCATCGAGGCCGACGGCGAAGTGGTCTGGGACCGCGCCACCGGCGTGGACCGGATCGACGGCTCCACCGCCGGACGGGTCCGCCGCCCGCGCCGGCTCACCGCCCCGTTCTTCGTCCTGCGCCCCCCGCACGCCTGGCGGCCCGGCACCGGATGGCGGCCCGCCGAACCCGCGGGGGAGGCGCCGCCCGTGGCGCGCCTGCGCGTGCTGACCTGGAACACGCTGTGGGACCGCTACGACGGCGACCGGATCGACACCGCGCGGCGCAGACCCCTGCTGCTGGAGGCGCTGCGGCGGGCCGACGCCGACGTCATCGCGCTGCAGGAGGTCGAACCCGACCTGCTCGACCTGCTGTGCCGCGAACCGTGGGTGCGCGACCGCTACACCCTCTCCCTCGACCCCCACGGCCGCGACACCGCCGAGTACGGACTGCTGCTGCTCAGCCGCCTGCCCGTCACCGAGGCGGGACTGTGCGCGCTGGGCCCCCACAAGGCGGCGGCCGCCCTGGTCGTGGCGACCGCCGACGGGCCGATCACGGTGGCCGCCACCCACCTGACCAGCGACCACACCGTCGACGGGGCCGCACGCCGCACAGCGGAGCTGGCCCTCCTCGCCGAGGCGCTGCCCGTCGCCGGCACCGACGTCGTCCTGGTGGGCGACTTCAACGACGGCGACCCCGCCCTCGCCTCCCGGCTGGGCCTGGACGACGCCTGGACGCAGGTGCACGGCGCCGACGACCACACCCCCACCTTCGACCCGGGCGCCAACCCGCTGGCCGCACTCTCCTCCCGGACCGGACGCGCGGCCCGCCTCGACCGCGTGCTGCTGCGCGGAACGGGCCTGCACGCCACGGCCGCGCGCCTGCTGGGGGACGCCCCCGCCACCGGGGACGGCCTGTTCGCCTCCGACCACTACGGCGTCGTCGCCGACATCGCGGTCGGCGGCAGCGGCGATACGCCCTCCGACGTCCTCGACACGGCGCCGAGCACCCGCACCGCACTGGTGTGGCTGCCGCCCGAGGAGCCGCGGCCGACACCGCAGCACCTTTGCGGACACCACCACCCGGACGCCGACCGGTGGCCGCCGCACGTCCCCGTGCTGTCCGGGTTCGTACCCGAAGCGGACTTCGAGCGGGCCGCACCGCTGCTGGCCGAGGCCGCCGCCACCGTCGCCCCGTTCGACACGCGCCTGCGCGGCACCGGCGTCCCCGCCCGCCGCGGCCACGCCACGGCCCAGCTGGACCCGGCCCTTTCAGAGGCCGGGCCGTGGCAGCAGCTGCGCGCCGCGCTGCGCCGCCGCTTCCCCCGCTGCGGGACGGACGGCACGGACCCCACCCCGCACCCGGTCCCGGGGCGGGCCGCCGCCCCGGACCGGTCCACCGCCGAGCACGCGGCGCAGCCGCCCGACACGGCCGCCCGCGTCAGCGAACTGGTGCTGCTGTCACGCCGGGGCGGCGAACCCATGCGGCCCCGCGCGACCGTGGCGCTGGGCACCGGCGAGGTGCGCTGGCTCGACGAGCCGGCCCCCGCGCCCGCGGAAACCCCCGCCCCGGCGCCCCCCACCGCCGGAGCCGCCGCACCCCGGGACACGGAGGAGGCCCGGCTCGTGGCACGGCTGGCGGAGGCCCTGCCCGAGGCGACACTCCACCTGGTCGGATCGCGCCGCATGGGCTGCGCCCGCACCGGATCGGACCTGGACCTGGTCGCGGCCCTGCCCGGGCAGGCCGACCTCGACGCCCTGGCGGCACGCGTGTCCGCACTCCCCGGCAGCAGCCGGGTCCGGCACATCACCGGGGCGCGCACCCCCGGACTGCGGCTGCGGCTCGGTCCCGTCCCCGTGGACCTGGTCGTGGTCGCCACCGGAGAGGTCGACCCGGCCGAGGCGGTGGCCCGCCGCACCGAGCTGGGCGACGCCGCCGCGGCCGCGTTGAGCGCGGTCAGCGACGCCGAGGCGGTGCGCGCCGCGGTCGACGGCCGCCACACCGCCTTCGCCGCCCTGGCCCGCGACGTCAGAGCGTGGGCCTTTGCACGCGGACTGGACTGCGCCCCGTTCGGCGGACTGCCCGGCCTGGCCTGGACCGTCCTGGCCGCACGCACCGTCCGGGACAGCGGCGCGGACGACGGCCCCGACACGCTGCTCGGCCGCTTCTTCGCCGAGTGGGCCGCCTGGGACTGGCGGCGGCCCGTCACCCTGCCGACCGCTCCCAGGGCACACGTCCCGGCCGCGCCCGTGCGGATCCTCACCCCCACGGCACCGGTCCGCTCCTGCACCGGCCAGGTGGACGAGTCCCTGCGGGACCTGCTGGACCAGGAGCTGTACCGGGCCTGGGAGACCGTGGAGGAGGCGGCGCGCACCGGCACCGACCCCCGGCCCGCACTGTGCGGACCGCCGCCGCTGCACCGCAGGCACGCCGCGTGGGCGGTGGTGGAGGTGCGGCCGCTGCCCGGCGAGCACGTCGACACCGCACTGGGCCGGGTCCGCGGCCGGATGCGGGCGCTGCTGACCGCCCTGGCGGAGGCGGGCGTGGCGGACGCGCACGCCTGGCCGCGCCCGTTCACCGCCGATCCGCGGCAGGTCTGCTTCGCCGTGGGCCTGGGCCGCACCCCGCCGGACGCCGCCGCGCTCGCCGACGTCACCGGGCCGTGGCGGGCCCGCCTGCCCGGCGTCCGCGTCCACCGGGCCGACGGCGGGCAGGTGCCCACGCTGCGCTGA
- a CDS encoding response regulator produces the protein MRSEPAVSVVLAEDGVLLREGLVGLLERFGFHVAEAVGDADALVAAVRRHRPELLVTDIRMPPGHRDDGLRAAVRLRAERPDLAVVALSQYVVQDYAAELLDSSAGAGLGYLLKDRVADVAEFARTLRRVVDGATVIDPEVVRRLLRRRDDPMERLTPRELDVLALIAEGHSNTAIARALVVSEAAVGKHVGNILAKLDLPPSQDVNRRVLAVLAYLRGRG, from the coding sequence GTGCGGTCCGAACCAGCTGTGAGCGTGGTCCTCGCCGAGGACGGGGTGCTGTTGCGGGAGGGCCTGGTCGGCCTGTTGGAGCGCTTCGGCTTCCACGTGGCCGAGGCGGTCGGCGACGCCGACGCGCTGGTGGCGGCGGTCCGCCGCCACCGGCCCGAGCTGCTGGTCACCGACATCCGCATGCCGCCCGGGCACCGCGACGACGGGTTGCGGGCGGCCGTGCGGCTGCGCGCGGAACGCCCCGACCTGGCGGTGGTGGCGCTCAGCCAGTACGTGGTGCAGGACTACGCCGCCGAACTGCTCGACTCCTCCGCCGGTGCGGGCCTGGGGTACCTGCTCAAGGACCGGGTGGCCGACGTCGCGGAGTTCGCGCGGACCCTGCGCCGGGTGGTGGACGGGGCGACGGTCATCGACCCGGAGGTGGTGCGGCGGCTGCTGCGCCGCCGCGACGACCCGATGGAGCGGCTCACCCCGCGTGAGCTGGACGTGCTGGCGCTCATCGCCGAGGGGCACTCCAACACGGCGATCGCCCGCGCGCTCGTCGTCAGCGAGGCGGCGGTCGGCAAGCACGTCGGCAACATCCTCGCCAAACTCGACCTGCCGCCGTCGCAGGACGTCAACCGCCGTGTCCTCGCGGTCCTGGCCTACCTGCGGGGCCGCGGCTGA
- a CDS encoding sensor histidine kinase, which translates to MADRAPATLLRALAVPRYLVSGWPWRALGYLLSAPLPVTAALPALLPVAAGTVVAWAVLARWWTGAGLAAAVALVGVALAAAVAPVAVAPVTAVERLRLGLVDGRPLPPRPEPSDGDGWRRLRARYTDPEVWREVAHAVVAVPAAVAACCVVAPLLLLVGTVLAAPLIVLSGGGPAVFGPVVVSGAGGALLVMLVGVAALPVLGYLAGLLAAGQAALGRALLGGGSARRLRAELSEVARSRARIANAFTAERRRIERDLHDGAQQRLVNLTLRLGMARLDLPPDSPASASVAAAHEEAKQLLAEFREFVHGIHPAILTDRGLVPALRELADRCAVAVTVDADLPERPPAPIESTAYFVAAEALSNVAKHSGARRAEVTVRGDGAVLSLQVRDDGRGGAEERGGTGLSGLSDRVAAVGGTLVLSSPVGGPTVVRVELPCGPNQL; encoded by the coding sequence GTGGCCGATCGAGCTCCCGCGACTCTGCTGAGGGCGCTGGCCGTTCCCCGCTACCTGGTGTCGGGCTGGCCGTGGCGCGCGCTCGGCTACCTGCTGTCCGCGCCGCTGCCGGTGACGGCGGCGCTTCCGGCGCTGCTGCCGGTCGCGGCGGGGACCGTCGTGGCCTGGGCGGTGCTGGCGCGGTGGTGGACCGGTGCGGGGCTGGCGGCGGCCGTGGCGCTGGTGGGCGTGGCCCTGGCGGCCGCGGTGGCCCCGGTGGCGGTCGCGCCGGTGACCGCGGTGGAACGGCTGCGGCTGGGCCTGGTGGACGGGCGTCCGCTGCCGCCGCGCCCCGAACCGTCCGACGGCGACGGCTGGCGGCGGCTGCGCGCCCGCTACACCGATCCGGAGGTGTGGCGGGAGGTGGCGCACGCCGTCGTCGCCGTGCCCGCGGCCGTCGCGGCCTGCTGCGTCGTGGCGCCGCTGCTCCTGCTGGTGGGCACCGTGCTGGCGGCCCCGCTGATCGTCCTGTCCGGTGGCGGGCCGGCCGTGTTCGGTCCGGTCGTGGTCTCGGGGGCGGGCGGTGCGCTGCTGGTCATGCTGGTCGGGGTGGCGGCGCTGCCCGTGCTCGGATACCTGGCGGGTCTGCTCGCGGCGGGGCAGGCCGCCCTGGGCCGGGCGCTGCTGGGGGGCGGCTCGGCGCGGCGGCTGCGGGCAGAGCTGTCGGAGGTGGCGCGGTCGCGCGCCCGGATCGCGAACGCGTTCACGGCCGAGCGCCGCCGTATCGAACGCGACCTGCACGACGGGGCCCAGCAGCGGCTGGTCAACCTCACCCTGCGGCTGGGCATGGCCCGCCTGGACCTGCCGCCCGACTCTCCCGCGTCCGCGTCGGTCGCGGCCGCCCACGAGGAGGCCAAGCAGCTGCTCGCCGAGTTCCGGGAGTTCGTCCACGGCATCCATCCGGCGATCCTCACCGACCGCGGGCTGGTTCCGGCGCTGCGGGAGCTGGCCGACCGCTGCGCCGTTGCCGTCACCGTCGACGCCGACCTGCCGGAACGGCCGCCGGCTCCCATCGAGTCCACGGCGTACTTCGTCGCGGCCGAGGCCCTGTCGAACGTGGCCAAGCACAGCGGTGCGCGCCGGGCCGAGGTGACCGTGCGCGGCGACGGCGCGGTGCTGTCGCTGCAGGTGCGCGACGACGGCCGCGGCGGTGCCGAGGAGCGCGGCGGCACCGGCCTGTCCGGGCTGTCCGACCGGGTGGCGGCGGTCGGCGGCACCCTGGTCCTGTCCAGTCCGGTCGGCGGTCCGACCGTGGTGAGAGTGGAGCTTCCGTGCGGTCCGAACCAGCTGTGA
- a CDS encoding TIGR03557 family F420-dependent LLM class oxidoreductase, with protein sequence MRIGYKLATEAFGPDEIVRQAVLAEAAGFDFVEISDHFHPWLDDQGHSPFTWTLLGAIAVRTERVGLVTGVTCPTVRYHPAIIAQAAATTALLCGGRFTLGVGSGERLNEHVVGRGFPDTVRVRHEMLGEAVEIIRLLWRGGYQSYEGRYLRLEDARIFDLPSEPPLIAVAASGQPSAELAARLGDGLFATEAKPQIVEYYRGAGGGGPRYAEVPVAWAPEEEAAVQAVLATSRWALTGWKVMSELPNPVNFDAASATVRADDVLDAFACGPDPERYVEAAQRYADAGFDHLVMQNAGPDPDGFLDFYRSELADRLRRLAPRTAAV encoded by the coding sequence ATGAGGATCGGATACAAACTCGCGACCGAGGCGTTCGGCCCCGACGAGATCGTCCGCCAGGCGGTTCTGGCCGAGGCGGCGGGCTTCGACTTCGTGGAGATCAGCGACCACTTCCACCCGTGGCTGGACGACCAGGGGCACTCGCCGTTCACCTGGACCCTGCTGGGCGCGATCGCCGTCCGCACCGAACGCGTCGGCCTGGTGACCGGCGTGACCTGCCCGACCGTCCGCTACCATCCCGCGATCATCGCGCAGGCCGCGGCGACCACCGCGCTGCTCTGCGGCGGCCGCTTCACCCTGGGCGTCGGCTCCGGGGAGCGCCTCAACGAGCACGTCGTGGGGCGCGGCTTCCCCGACACCGTGCGGGTGCGCCACGAGATGCTGGGCGAGGCCGTGGAGATCATCCGGCTGCTGTGGCGCGGCGGCTACCAGAGCTACGAGGGCCGGTACCTGCGTCTGGAGGACGCGCGGATCTTCGACCTGCCCTCCGAGCCGCCGCTGATCGCGGTGGCGGCCAGCGGGCAGCCGTCGGCGGAACTGGCCGCCCGCCTGGGGGACGGGCTGTTCGCCACCGAGGCCAAACCGCAGATCGTCGAGTACTACCGGGGCGCGGGCGGCGGCGGACCGCGCTACGCCGAGGTCCCGGTGGCCTGGGCGCCCGAGGAGGAGGCCGCGGTGCAGGCGGTCCTGGCGACCTCCCGGTGGGCGCTGACCGGGTGGAAGGTGATGAGCGAACTGCCCAACCCGGTCAACTTCGACGCGGCCAGCGCCACCGTCCGCGCCGACGACGTCCTCGACGCCTTCGCCTGCGGCCCCGACCCGGAGCGCTACGTCGAGGCCGCGCAGCGCTACGCCGACGCCGGGTTCGACCACCTGGTGATGCAGAACGCCGGTCCCGACCCCGACGGGTTCCTCGACTTCTACCGCAGCGAACTGGCCGACCGGCTGCGCCGACTGGCTCCGCGGACCGCGGCGGTCTGA
- a CDS encoding class I SAM-dependent methyltransferase, whose amino-acid sequence MDDHYRASAEYIDMMIAPWWESAAPLLAGALHGLDAASGPIVDAGAGSGRALRTVVEAVPGAEVLAVEPSPGMRAALFTRVLADERLRTRVTVVAGGLPGARLPAPLGALVAMNVIGHLPPAHRAGFWALAAERLAPAGRVVLNLSPPFEPVAVPLSPMADVRVGHARYEGWARAQPAGRDRLVWEMTYRVTGADGAVTESAVSYEWFTLGPDALAAEVAGHGLAAVPHGPADAGFFVVTREGRR is encoded by the coding sequence GTGGACGACCACTACAGGGCCTCGGCCGAGTACATCGACATGATGATCGCCCCCTGGTGGGAGAGCGCCGCGCCGCTGCTGGCCGGGGCCCTGCACGGCCTGGACGCCGCGTCGGGGCCGATCGTGGACGCGGGGGCCGGGAGCGGGCGGGCCCTGCGGACGGTCGTCGAGGCGGTCCCCGGCGCGGAGGTGCTGGCGGTGGAGCCCTCGCCCGGGATGCGCGCCGCCCTGTTCACCCGCGTCCTCGCCGACGAGCGGCTGCGCACGCGCGTCACCGTGGTCGCCGGCGGCCTGCCCGGGGCCCGGCTGCCGGCCCCCCTCGGCGCACTGGTCGCCATGAACGTGATCGGACACCTCCCCCCGGCCCACCGCGCCGGGTTCTGGGCGCTGGCCGCCGAACGGCTCGCCCCCGCCGGACGCGTGGTGCTCAACCTCTCACCTCCCTTCGAACCCGTGGCGGTACCGCTGTCGCCGATGGCGGACGTGCGCGTGGGACACGCCCGCTACGAGGGGTGGGCGAGGGCGCAACCCGCGGGGCGGGACCGCCTCGTCTGGGAGATGACCTACCGGGTGACCGGAGCGGACGGCGCCGTCACCGAGAGCGCCGTCTCCTACGAGTGGTTCACGCTCGGCCCCGACGCCCTGGCCGCGGAGGTCGCCGGGCACGGGCTGGCCGCCGTCCCGCACGGCCCCGCCGACGCGGGCTTCTTCGTCGTCACCCGGGAGGGGAGGCGGTGA